The following are encoded in a window of Limibacter armeniacum genomic DNA:
- a CDS encoding glycosyltransferase, with protein MKKNKILFVVTSFPTLSETFIVNQIVSLINKGCEVSILCTGHVLRNGVIHPVVIQNSLMDLVREDIAMPINKLERVWKGILNIMRYYKDVAFLLSSFNIFKYGVASINLRQLYNHLLLLCIKESDCDVMHVHFGDNAVLVNDLLCEYDIDKKMVVTFHGYDAHDFSSEFYRKLKQSRAYYTSNTNFTKNELMRLGFDTSLISVLPVGLDTSFFSPQKKTIDLSRDVKIVFVGRLVKWKGCLFFIELINEIIAKGSGDVEAVIIGDGVEYSKCVDLISKLNLGDKVVLKGSLLQDEIIKELDSADIFLYPGGVDESGRCENQGLVIQEAQSMGLPVIVSNIGGMPESINHGVTGFVIDYNDKSSFVETTIKLIKSPELRKQIGKCARNFVIENYDNKVLADEILDIYAK; from the coding sequence ATGAAGAAAAATAAAATTCTATTTGTTGTTACTAGCTTTCCCACTCTATCAGAAACATTTATTGTAAATCAGATTGTAAGTCTAATAAATAAAGGGTGTGAAGTAAGTATATTGTGTACTGGACATGTATTAAGGAATGGTGTGATTCATCCAGTTGTCATCCAAAACTCATTAATGGATTTAGTGAGAGAAGATATTGCAATGCCTATTAATAAGCTGGAAAGAGTTTGGAAAGGAATACTAAATATAATGAGGTATTATAAGGATGTAGCATTCTTACTCAGCTCTTTTAATATCTTTAAGTATGGGGTTGCTTCTATTAATTTAAGACAATTATATAATCATTTACTCTTATTGTGTATTAAGGAGAGTGATTGTGATGTTATGCATGTTCATTTTGGTGATAACGCTGTTTTGGTTAATGATTTATTGTGTGAGTATGATATAGATAAGAAGATGGTTGTGACATTTCATGGTTATGATGCTCATGATTTTTCTTCTGAATTTTATAGAAAATTAAAACAATCAAGAGCTTATTATACATCTAATACAAACTTTACGAAAAATGAATTAATGAGATTAGGATTTGATACTTCGTTAATTTCTGTTCTTCCAGTTGGTTTAGATACTTCCTTTTTTTCACCACAAAAGAAAACTATTGATTTAAGTAGAGATGTTAAAATTGTGTTTGTGGGACGATTGGTTAAATGGAAAGGTTGTTTGTTTTTTATAGAGTTGATTAATGAAATTATAGCAAAAGGGAGTGGGGATGTAGAGGCAGTTATTATTGGTGATGGAGTTGAGTATTCTAAATGTGTAGATTTAATATCGAAGTTAAATTTAGGGGATAAAGTAGTTCTTAAAGGAAGTTTATTACAGGATGAAATAATAAAAGAATTAGATAGTGCAGATATCTTTTTGTATCCAGGCGGTGTTGATGAGAGCGGGAGATGTGAAAATCAAGGATTAGTGATCCAAGAAGCACAGTCTATGGGGCTTCCAGTAATAGTTTCTAATATAGGGGGGATGCCTGAAAGTATTAATCATGGAGTAACTGGTTTTGTTATTGATTATAATGATAAATCATCATTTGTAGAAACAACTATTAAATTAATTAAATCTCCAGAATTAAGAAAGCAAATAGGAAAGTGTGCTAGAAATTTTGTGATTGAAAACTATGATAATAAAGTTCTAGCTGATGAAATTTTAGATATTTATGCTAAATGA
- a CDS encoding sulfotransferase domain-containing protein has product MYNKIKSIVGRWVEQEFKYSNKYVLVFSHPRSGTHFMEAFLAKNFYQQEDLMTDNVVWGHWSNRLVNGKGNEFGKLFGSHIFPNRGIGKVKMPIIYIYRDGRAVAYSIWKTNNFIHSKYKGISFSDFLRLKLDWRGTPAIKVDNPSQNIVEHWFEHVNTWFDYAKRNNKVVIVRYEDLVRNPYQVYLMIHNKVFSDELLLSNDNVNPISNAVGLLPNKAVIDSWREAFSESDLDFFMSNVKHDEFFDKDEEK; this is encoded by the coding sequence ATGTATAATAAAATAAAATCTATTGTAGGTAGGTGGGTAGAACAGGAGTTTAAATATTCTAATAAATATGTTTTAGTCTTTTCCCACCCTCGTTCGGGAACACACTTTATGGAGGCATTCTTAGCTAAGAATTTTTATCAGCAAGAAGATTTAATGACTGATAATGTTGTTTGGGGACATTGGAGTAATCGTCTTGTTAATGGAAAAGGAAATGAGTTTGGTAAATTGTTTGGCTCTCATATCTTTCCAAATCGAGGAATAGGTAAAGTGAAAATGCCTATTATCTATATATATAGAGATGGTAGGGCTGTTGCATATTCTATTTGGAAGACTAATAATTTTATTCATTCAAAATATAAAGGGATTTCATTTTCAGATTTTTTGAGGTTGAAGTTAGATTGGCGTGGAACTCCTGCAATTAAGGTTGATAACCCTAGTCAAAATATCGTAGAACATTGGTTTGAACATGTGAACACATGGTTTGATTACGCAAAGCGTAACAATAAAGTTGTTATTGTTAGATATGAAGATTTAGTACGAAACCCTTATCAAGTTTACTTGATGATTCATAATAAAGTGTTTAGCGATGAGCTGTTATTGAGTAATGATAATGTAAATCCAATCAGTAATGCAGTTGGCTTATTGCCAAATAAAGCAGTGATTGATTCGTGGAGAGAAGCATTTAGTGAGAGTGATTTAGACTTTTTCATGTCAAATGTTAAGCATGATGAGTTTTTCGATAAAGATGAAGAAAAATAA